A single region of the Fenollaria sporofastidiosus genome encodes:
- a CDS encoding adenine phosphoribosyltransferase, with translation MDLKSTIRVIEGFPKEGISFKDITTLLKDKDAFRCAIDELEKNIEGLGAEYIVGPEARGFMLGCALSYKMGLGFIPVRKKGKLPAETESFSYEKEYGTDTIEIHKDAIKPGTKVVVIDDLLATGGTVEAVKNLLVKMGAEIVAFEFLIELTDLKGRDKLHGYKVDSLITYNV, from the coding sequence ATGGATTTAAAAAGCACTATTAGGGTAATCGAAGGCTTCCCAAAGGAAGGTATTTCTTTTAAGGACATAACAACTCTTTTGAAGGACAAGGACGCTTTCAGATGCGCTATCGATGAATTAGAAAAAAATATAGAGGGACTTGGCGCTGAGTACATCGTGGGTCCTGAGGCGAGGGGCTTTATGCTTGGCTGCGCTCTTAGCTACAAGATGGGTCTTGGCTTCATTCCTGTTAGAAAGAAGGGCAAGCTTCCTGCTGAGACTGAGTCTTTCTCGTATGAAAAGGAATATGGTACTGACACTATCGAGATTCACAAGGATGCGATTAAGCCGGGAACTAAGGTTGTTGTAATTGATGACCTTCTAGCAACTGGTGGCACTGTTGAGGCTGTGAAGAACCTTCTTGTGAAGATGGGTGCCGAGATTGTTGCGTTTGAATTTTTGATTGAACTTACTGATCTTAAGGGCCGCGACAAGCTTCATGGTTACAAGGTCGACTCTCTAATCACATATAATGTATAG
- a CDS encoding tRNA 2-thiocytidine biosynthesis TtcA family protein: MYSIDKKGIERFIIKSYRKELWKKFLKAINDFNLIEEGDKVLVAISGGKDSILLAKMFEELKKHSIINFDVCYVSMDPGFTKENRDKLEELCKFLGIDLEVFETDIFEVAEKLAGDYPCYMCARMRRGALYSKAKELGCNKVALGHHMNDVVETTLMNMLYAGTFKTMRPILDSQNFEGLKLIRPMYYIREDDIRRWLKRSDLKALDCACSVTKKRSGNIRYEIKDLVAELMAKNDMAERNILNSAMNINLDSCVAWEKDGKKYLLGEEIDE, encoded by the coding sequence ATGTATAGCATTGACAAAAAAGGGATTGAGCGCTTCATCATCAAGAGCTACCGCAAGGAGTTGTGGAAGAAGTTTCTTAAGGCGATAAACGACTTTAATCTCATCGAAGAAGGCGACAAGGTTTTGGTCGCTATCAGTGGCGGCAAGGACTCGATCCTACTTGCGAAGATGTTTGAGGAGCTAAAGAAGCACTCGATCATTAACTTTGACGTGTGCTACGTGAGCATGGACCCCGGCTTTACTAAGGAGAACAGGGACAAGCTAGAGGAGCTTTGTAAGTTTTTAGGCATAGACTTAGAAGTTTTTGAGACGGACATATTTGAGGTGGCGGAGAAGCTTGCGGGTGACTACCCGTGTTACATGTGCGCTCGTATGCGCCGCGGTGCTTTGTATAGCAAGGCCAAGGAGCTTGGATGTAACAAGGTGGCTTTGGGTCACCATATGAATGATGTGGTTGAAACGACTCTTATGAATATGCTCTACGCTGGCACTTTCAAGACCATGCGCCCTATACTTGACAGCCAAAACTTCGAAGGTCTAAAGCTAATTAGGCCTATGTACTACATAAGGGAGGATGACATAAGACGCTGGCTCAAAAGGAGCGACCTTAAGGCTTTGGACTGCGCCTGCTCTGTTACGAAGAAGAGAAGTGGCAATATTCGCTACGAGATCAAGGACCTTGTAGCTGAGCTTATGGCGAAGAACGACATGGCGGAGAGAAACATTTTGAACAGCGCGATGAATATTAATCTTGACTCTTGCGTTGCGTGGGAGAAAGATGGGAAGAAGTATTTACTTGGCGAAGAAATAGATGAATAA
- a CDS encoding AbrB/MazE/SpoVT family DNA-binding domain-containing protein: MITLQKWGNSQGIRLPKVLLDELGWSENDELSISKDKDKIIIQKHNKRKKHSRAF, from the coding sequence ATGATTACTTTACAAAAGTGGGGCAACAGTCAAGGTATAAGACTTCCTAAAGTTTTACTAGATGAACTTGGTTGGAGTGAAAACGACGAGCTTTCAATAAGCAAGGACAAAGACAAGATTATCATACAAAAGCATAATAAAAGAAAAAAGCATAGTAGAGCTTTTTGA